One Helicobacter sp. MIT 05-5293 genomic region harbors:
- a CDS encoding zinc ribbon domain-containing protein → MNKHLRDLIEVANFDKQIDDLGPKIDEVRKELDEKIRQKNQILKNIENLHQEYNSINLEIAHHDRNIQETSLKLDTIAKKQKDIKTEKELRALDIEEDIAKENMTHSNNEIQRLEAVKSAKEEEKANLESQIQSLQEEIDVLESQTQSKVQEIKAIQQNLFDQKEALVAQMDNKITSFYAKIRRWALNTSVVPVFKQACGGCFIRLNDTIYAEILKGNDIINCPHCGRILYVPTDKAKVSSKTKAEA, encoded by the coding sequence ATGAATAAACACTTACGAGATTTGATTGAGGTGGCAAATTTTGATAAACAAATTGACGATTTGGGACCGAAAATTGATGAAGTGCGTAAAGAACTTGATGAGAAGATTCGACAAAAAAATCAGATTCTCAAAAATATCGAGAATCTTCATCAAGAGTATAATAGCATCAATTTAGAGATTGCCCATCATGATAGAAATATCCAAGAAACATCATTGAAGTTAGATACTATCGCTAAAAAACAAAAGGATATTAAGACCGAAAAAGAATTGCGCGCACTTGATATAGAAGAAGATATTGCTAAAGAGAATATGACACATTCTAATAATGAGATTCAGCGGTTAGAAGCTGTGAAAAGCGCAAAAGAAGAAGAAAAGGCAAACCTTGAAAGTCAGATTCAGTCTTTGCAAGAAGAAATTGATGTGCTAGAAAGCCAAACCCAAAGTAAGGTGCAAGAAATCAAAGCAATACAACAAAATCTCTTCGATCAAAAAGAAGCACTTGTCGCACAAATGGACAATAAAATTACAAGTTTTTATGCCAAAATCAGACGTTGGGCGTTGAATACGAGCGTTGTCCCTGTTTTTAAGCAAGCCTGTGGCGGTTGCTTTATCAGATTAAACGATACGATTTATGCGGAGATTTTAAAGGGTAATGATATTATTAATTGCCCACATTGTGGTCGGATTCTCTATGTCCCTACAGATAAGGCAAAAGTGTCTTCAAAAACTAAGGCAGAAGCTTAA